In Amycolatopsis methanolica 239, a single genomic region encodes these proteins:
- the rpsN gene encoding 30S ribosomal protein S14, giving the protein MAKKSKIARNEQRRAVVARYAERRAELKAVVSSPQSTSDERAAAVVALQKLPRDASPTRLRNRDTADGRPRGYFRKFGLSRVRLREMAHRGELPGVSKSSW; this is encoded by the coding sequence ATGGCGAAGAAGTCGAAGATCGCCCGCAACGAGCAGCGGCGCGCCGTCGTGGCCCGCTACGCCGAGCGCCGGGCCGAGCTGAAGGCGGTGGTGTCCTCGCCGCAGTCCACTTCGGACGAGCGGGCGGCCGCGGTGGTGGCGTTGCAGAAGCTGCCCCGCGACGCCAGCCCCACGCGGCTGCGCAACCGCGACACCGCCGACGGCCGCCCGCGCGGCTACTTCCGCAAGTTCGGGCTGTCCCGGGTGCGACTGCGCGAGATGGCCCACCGCGGCGAGCTGCCCGGCGTGTCGAAGTCGAGCTGGTGA
- a CDS encoding AMP-binding protein, translating into MSSVHSAAHDRFREARDFLLAHREDYDTAYRDFAWPELDEFNWALDWFDVVAADPANAEKYALWIVEEDGGEGRWTYPEMARRSSQVANWLRGLGVRRGDRLILMLGNQVELWETILAAIKLGAVIIPASTLLGAADLRDRVDRGNARHVVVRSADVEKFADVAGDYTRIAVGERAEGWHSFTDAYTAEESFTPDGPTAATDPLLLYFTSGTTAKPKLVQHTHVSYPVGHLSTMYWVGLEPGDVHLNISSPGWAKHAWSNVFAPWNAEATVFLFNYSRFDAGALMTQMQRCGITSFCAPPTVWRMLIQADIGALETPPVKVVGAGEPLNPEVIDQVRKAWGVTIRDGFGQTETSVQIANTPGQEVKSGSMGRPVPGFKVVLVDPVSGQPAEEGEICLDLRERPVGLMVGYADDEERTAEAFRGGYYHTGDVGSVDERGYITYVGRTDDVFKASDYRISPFELESVLLEHEAVAEAAVVPAPDPIRLAVPKAYVVLAAGYEPDAATAESILAFCRDHLAPYKRIRRLEFAELPKTISGKIRRVELRGKEQASPDSRPAGEFREDDFPGLKG; encoded by the coding sequence ATGAGCAGTGTCCATTCAGCCGCTCACGACCGGTTCCGCGAGGCCCGCGACTTCCTGCTGGCGCACCGCGAGGACTACGACACCGCCTACCGCGACTTCGCCTGGCCGGAACTGGACGAGTTCAACTGGGCGCTGGACTGGTTCGACGTGGTCGCCGCCGATCCGGCGAACGCGGAGAAGTACGCGCTGTGGATCGTCGAAGAGGACGGCGGCGAGGGCCGCTGGACCTACCCCGAGATGGCGCGCCGCTCCAGCCAGGTCGCGAACTGGCTGCGCGGGCTCGGCGTCCGCCGCGGCGACCGCCTGATCCTCATGCTCGGCAACCAGGTCGAGCTGTGGGAGACGATCCTCGCCGCGATCAAGCTCGGCGCGGTGATCATCCCGGCGTCGACCCTGCTCGGTGCGGCCGACCTGCGCGACCGCGTGGACCGCGGCAACGCGCGGCACGTCGTGGTCCGGTCGGCGGACGTCGAGAAGTTCGCCGACGTCGCCGGCGACTACACGCGCATCGCGGTGGGGGAGCGGGCCGAGGGCTGGCACTCCTTCACCGACGCCTATACCGCGGAAGAATCGTTCACTCCGGACGGTCCGACCGCCGCCACCGACCCGCTGCTGCTGTACTTCACCTCCGGCACCACCGCCAAGCCGAAGCTCGTGCAGCACACGCACGTGTCCTACCCGGTCGGACATCTGTCCACGATGTACTGGGTCGGGCTCGAACCCGGCGACGTGCACCTGAACATCTCCTCGCCCGGCTGGGCGAAGCACGCGTGGAGCAACGTGTTCGCGCCGTGGAACGCCGAGGCGACGGTGTTCCTGTTCAACTACTCCCGCTTCGACGCCGGCGCGCTGATGACGCAGATGCAGCGGTGCGGGATCACCAGCTTCTGCGCGCCGCCGACGGTGTGGCGGATGCTGATCCAGGCCGACATCGGCGCGCTGGAGACGCCGCCGGTCAAGGTGGTCGGCGCGGGCGAGCCGCTCAACCCGGAGGTGATCGACCAGGTCCGCAAGGCGTGGGGCGTCACGATCCGGGACGGGTTCGGCCAGACCGAGACCAGCGTGCAGATCGCCAACACGCCCGGCCAGGAGGTCAAGTCCGGGTCGATGGGCCGGCCGGTGCCCGGGTTCAAGGTGGTGCTGGTCGACCCGGTGAGCGGGCAGCCCGCCGAGGAGGGCGAGATCTGCCTCGACCTGCGCGAGCGGCCGGTGGGGCTGATGGTCGGCTACGCCGACGACGAGGAGCGCACCGCGGAGGCGTTCCGCGGCGGCTACTACCACACCGGCGACGTCGGCTCGGTCGACGAGCGCGGCTACATCACCTACGTCGGCCGCACCGACGACGTGTTCAAGGCGTCGGACTACCGCATCTCGCCGTTCGAGCTGGAAAGCGTGCTGCTCGAACACGAGGCGGTCGCCGAGGCCGCGGTGGTGCCCGCGCCGGACCCGATCCGGCTCGCGGTGCCCAAGGCCTACGTGGTGCTCGCGGCCGGATACGAGCCGGACGCGGCCACGGCGGAGAGCATCCTCGCCTTCTGTCGCGACCACCTGGCGCCGTACAAGCGGATCCGGCGGCTGGAGTTCGCCGAGCTGCCGAAGACGATCTCGGGCAAGATCCGCCGCGTCGAGCTGCGCGGCAAGGAGCAGGCCTCGCCGGACTCCCGGCCGGCGGGCGAGTTCCGCGAGGACGACTTCCCGGGACTGAAGGGTTGA
- the rpmG gene encoding 50S ribosomal protein L33 has translation MARNDVRPIIKLRSTAGTGYTYVTRKNRRNDPDRMVLRKFDPVVRRHVEFREER, from the coding sequence GTGGCCCGCAACGACGTCCGGCCGATCATCAAGCTCCGCTCGACCGCGGGGACCGGCTACACGTACGTGACCAGGAAGAACCGGCGCAACGACCCGGATCGGATGGTGCTGCGCAAGTTCGACCCGGTGGTGCGCCGCCACGTCGAGTTCCGGGAGGAGCGCTGA
- the cobA gene encoding uroporphyrinogen-III C-methyltransferase: MPEDQHYLVGLDLAGRRVVLVGGGTVAQRRLPRLISAGAAVELISPSTTPAVGGMIDAGEVVWHQRRYADGDLDGAWYALACTDDPEVNAAICAEAERRRIFCVRADAGIEGTAVTAAVGRHEGLVVGVLSGGQPLRSAAVRDNIVEALHTGAVADDITPPDAAELPGVALVGGGPGDPELITVKGRRLLARADVVVADRLAPRELLDELHPDVEVVDAAKIPYGRAASQDFINATLIEHAKAGKFVVRLKGGDPYVFGRGFEELLACAEAGVPVTVVPGITSSIAGPAAAGVPVTHRGVAHEVVVVSGHVAPDNESSLTDWPALAKLRGTIVLMMGVERLGQFAAALLDGGRPGDTPVAVVENGTMPTQRVHRFTLATAAEDAKAAGVRPPAVIVIGPVAGLLPDDLR, from the coding sequence ATGCCTGAAGACCAGCACTACCTCGTCGGCCTCGACCTCGCCGGGCGGCGCGTGGTGCTCGTCGGCGGCGGGACCGTCGCCCAGCGCAGATTGCCCCGCCTGATCAGCGCCGGCGCCGCGGTCGAGCTGATCTCGCCGTCCACCACCCCGGCCGTCGGCGGCATGATCGACGCCGGCGAGGTGGTGTGGCACCAGCGCCGCTACGCCGACGGCGACCTCGACGGCGCGTGGTACGCCCTGGCCTGCACCGACGACCCCGAGGTCAACGCCGCGATCTGCGCGGAGGCCGAGCGGCGCCGCATCTTCTGCGTGCGCGCCGACGCGGGCATCGAGGGCACCGCCGTGACCGCCGCGGTCGGCCGCCACGAAGGTCTGGTCGTGGGCGTTCTCTCCGGCGGCCAGCCGCTGCGCTCGGCCGCGGTGCGGGACAACATCGTCGAGGCCCTGCACACCGGCGCGGTCGCCGACGACATCACCCCGCCCGATGCCGCCGAGCTGCCCGGTGTCGCGCTGGTCGGCGGCGGCCCTGGCGATCCGGAGCTGATCACCGTCAAGGGCCGCAGGCTGCTGGCCCGCGCCGACGTCGTGGTGGCCGACCGGCTGGCCCCCCGCGAGCTGCTCGACGAGCTGCACCCGGACGTCGAGGTCGTGGACGCCGCCAAGATCCCCTACGGCCGCGCCGCCAGCCAGGACTTCATCAACGCCACCCTGATCGAGCACGCCAAGGCGGGCAAGTTCGTGGTCCGCCTCAAGGGCGGCGACCCGTACGTGTTCGGCCGCGGTTTCGAGGAGCTGCTCGCGTGCGCCGAGGCGGGCGTGCCGGTGACCGTGGTGCCGGGCATCACCAGCTCGATCGCCGGCCCCGCGGCGGCCGGGGTGCCGGTCACCCACCGCGGGGTCGCCCACGAGGTCGTCGTCGTGTCCGGGCACGTCGCGCCGGACAACGAGAGCTCCCTGACCGACTGGCCGGCGCTGGCGAAGCTGCGCGGCACGATCGTGCTGATGATGGGTGTGGAACGGCTCGGCCAGTTCGCCGCCGCGCTGCTCGACGGCGGCCGCCCGGGCGACACGCCGGTCGCGGTCGTGGAGAACGGCACCATGCCCACCCAGCGCGTGCACCGCTTCACCCTGGCCACCGCGGCCGAAGACGCGAAGGCCGCCGGGGTGCGCCCGCCCGCGGTGATCGTGATCGGCCCGGTCGCCGGCCTGCTGCCGGACGACCTCCGCTGA
- a CDS encoding crotonase/enoyl-CoA hydratase family protein: MTDTADKLPDLVSLAVERTGPVARVTLLGPGKGNAMGPDFWRELPIVFRTLDADPAVRAIVLTGSGKNFSYGLDLPAMMGGWAPLLAGDALAGPRTEFLREIRVLQDSVTAVAECRTPVIAAVSGWCIGGGVDVIAAADVRLASADAKFSVREAKVAIVADLGSLQRLAGIIGEGHLRELALTGKDIDAARAERIGLVNDVYADQEAVLAAADELAREIAANPPLVVQGVKEVLSLNTERQVSEGLRYVSTWNAAFLPSKDIQEAVRAFMERRAPEFTGE; encoded by the coding sequence ATGACTGACACCGCCGACAAGCTCCCGGACCTGGTCTCGCTCGCCGTCGAGCGGACCGGCCCGGTCGCCCGCGTGACCCTGCTCGGGCCGGGCAAGGGCAACGCGATGGGCCCGGACTTCTGGCGCGAGCTGCCGATCGTGTTCCGCACCCTGGACGCCGATCCCGCGGTCCGGGCGATCGTGCTGACCGGCAGCGGGAAGAACTTCTCGTACGGCCTCGACCTGCCCGCGATGATGGGTGGCTGGGCGCCGCTGCTGGCCGGCGACGCCCTGGCCGGGCCGCGCACCGAGTTCCTTCGCGAGATCCGGGTCCTGCAGGACAGCGTCACCGCCGTGGCGGAGTGCCGCACCCCGGTGATCGCCGCCGTGTCCGGCTGGTGCATCGGCGGCGGCGTCGACGTGATCGCGGCCGCCGACGTGCGGCTGGCCAGCGCGGACGCGAAGTTCAGCGTGCGCGAGGCGAAGGTCGCGATCGTGGCGGACCTGGGCAGCCTGCAGCGGCTGGCCGGGATCATCGGCGAGGGCCACCTGCGCGAGCTCGCCCTGACCGGCAAGGACATCGACGCGGCCCGCGCGGAGCGGATCGGCCTGGTCAACGACGTGTACGCCGACCAGGAGGCGGTGCTGGCCGCGGCCGACGAGCTGGCTCGCGAGATCGCCGCCAACCCGCCGCTGGTCGTGCAGGGCGTCAAGGAGGTGCTCTCGCTCAACACCGAGCGGCAGGTCAGCGAGGGGCTGCGTTACGTCTCCACCTGGAACGCGGCCTTCCTGCCCAGCAAGGACATCCAGGAAGCGGTGCGGGCGTTCATGGAGCGCCGGGCGCCCGAGTTCACCGGCGAGTGA
- a CDS encoding alpha/beta fold hydrolase gives MLTRPLETTGLAAAFTFEGHRLCYTEFGTGDRVVVLAHGLMFTRRMHAPLARGLAAEGFRVVTLDLLGHGDSDRPRESWHYSIPAFGDQVLALLDHLDVDRAVVGGTSLGANVALEAAVKAPERLRGIVVEMPVLDNAIVAGLLAFTPLLFAARFVPFGVQAVAKVAGLVPQGSQWVDVVTDTLDQRPASMAALLHGVFFGRIAPPRSVRKRIEVPALVIGHQRDPVHPFGDADTLAADLPAAEFVQARSPVELRFDPQRLTAAILDFVRRCYAA, from the coding sequence ATGCTGACCCGTCCCCTGGAGACCACCGGACTGGCCGCCGCGTTCACCTTCGAGGGCCACCGGCTCTGCTACACCGAGTTCGGCACCGGCGACCGCGTGGTCGTGCTGGCCCACGGCCTGATGTTCACCCGGCGGATGCACGCGCCGCTGGCGCGCGGGCTCGCCGCCGAGGGATTCCGGGTCGTCACGCTGGACCTGCTCGGGCACGGCGACTCCGACCGGCCGCGCGAGTCGTGGCACTACTCGATCCCGGCGTTCGGCGACCAGGTGCTGGCGCTGCTGGACCACCTGGACGTGGACCGGGCCGTGGTCGGCGGGACGTCGCTCGGCGCGAACGTGGCGCTGGAGGCGGCGGTCAAGGCGCCGGAGCGGCTGCGCGGGATCGTGGTGGAGATGCCGGTGCTGGACAACGCGATCGTCGCCGGCCTGCTGGCGTTCACGCCCCTGCTGTTCGCGGCGCGGTTCGTGCCGTTCGGGGTGCAGGCGGTGGCGAAGGTGGCCGGCCTGGTCCCGCAGGGCAGCCAGTGGGTGGACGTCGTCACCGACACGCTCGACCAGCGCCCGGCGTCGATGGCGGCGCTGCTGCACGGCGTGTTCTTCGGCCGGATCGCGCCGCCGCGGTCGGTGCGCAAGCGGATCGAGGTGCCCGCGCTGGTGATCGGGCACCAGCGCGACCCGGTTCACCCGTTCGGGGACGCCGACACTCTGGCCGCCGACCTGCCCGCGGCCGAGTTCGTGCAGGCACGCAGCCCGGTCGAGCTGCGGTTCGACCCGCAGCGCCTGACCGCGGCGATCCTGGACTTCGTGCGGCGCTGTTACGCCGCCTGA
- a CDS encoding ankyrin repeat domain-containing protein → MSEPSDEMIELWSRVFQMAREGQMETLAAYVDAGIAVNLTNDRGDTLVMLAAYYGHAETVKALLDRGADPNRLNDRGQSPLAGAVFKSDPEVVKALLAGGADPAAGTPSAVDTARMFGNTELLTLLQP, encoded by the coding sequence ATGAGCGAGCCGTCCGACGAGATGATCGAGCTGTGGAGCCGGGTCTTCCAGATGGCCCGGGAGGGGCAGATGGAGACGCTGGCCGCCTACGTCGACGCCGGCATCGCCGTCAACCTGACCAACGACCGCGGTGACACGCTCGTGATGCTGGCCGCCTACTACGGTCACGCCGAGACGGTCAAGGCGCTGCTCGACCGAGGCGCCGACCCGAACCGGCTCAACGACCGGGGCCAGAGCCCGCTGGCGGGCGCGGTGTTCAAAAGCGACCCCGAGGTGGTCAAGGCGCTACTGGCGGGAGGAGCCGACCCGGCGGCGGGCACCCCGTCGGCCGTGGACACCGCGCGCATGTTCGGCAATACGGAGTTGCTCACACTCCTGCAGCCCTGA
- the rpmB gene encoding 50S ribosomal protein L28 codes for MSSVCQVTGRKPGFGKQVSHSHRRTSRRWDPNVQRRRYWVPSEGRWVTLRVSAKGIKTIDKRGIDAVVAELRAKGVKL; via the coding sequence ATGTCGTCGGTCTGCCAGGTCACCGGCCGCAAGCCGGGCTTCGGCAAGCAGGTGTCCCATTCGCACCGGCGGACGTCGCGGCGGTGGGATCCGAACGTCCAGCGGCGGCGCTACTGGGTGCCGTCCGAGGGGCGCTGGGTCACGCTGCGGGTCTCGGCGAAGGGGATCAAGACGATCGACAAGCGCGGGATCGACGCCGTCGTGGCCGAACTGCGCGCGAAGGGGGTGAAGCTGTAG
- the mrf gene encoding ribosome hibernation factor-recruiting GTPase MRF, translating into MDPETTGTTRVPLTLISGLVPAATADLAEEVRAARPGTAVVHHDLREIRGGVVRRRLQLDDRDETTVLELAHGCVSCTLREDLLPLLRRLAGTPGVRHIVVRLDEAMEPEPVCWAIRHVLVGDRPVIDFVAIDGVHTVLDRGSWLADATGDDTLAERGLQASQDDERTVAQVALSQAEFADVLVLTGTADAWTDAKTAAVLDRVAPAALRTTRLADVPPDARRGEVTDMHGPLLHGEPPLGADCGVATLLFTAQRPFHPERLHDALDVLLDGVVRTRGRVWVASQPDMALWLESAGGGLGVGHAGPWLDAPDGPAWTDVSPERRTLASLRWHPVFGDRASEIFVVTDQATPAEIDEALSGALLTDAELAAGQREWLTYEDPFGAWHEEPCEDTDETQDVNVTSGTEKQ; encoded by the coding sequence GTGGATCCCGAAACGACCGGCACCACCCGGGTGCCCCTCACCCTGATCAGCGGCCTCGTCCCCGCGGCGACCGCGGACCTCGCCGAAGAGGTCCGCGCGGCCCGGCCCGGCACCGCGGTCGTGCACCACGACCTGCGCGAGATCCGCGGCGGCGTCGTGCGGCGGCGGCTCCAGCTGGACGACCGCGACGAGACGACCGTCCTGGAACTCGCGCACGGCTGCGTGTCCTGCACGCTGCGGGAGGACCTGCTCCCCCTGCTGCGCCGCCTCGCCGGCACGCCCGGCGTGCGGCACATCGTGGTGCGGCTGGACGAGGCGATGGAGCCGGAACCGGTCTGCTGGGCGATCAGGCACGTCCTCGTCGGCGACCGGCCGGTGATCGACTTCGTGGCGATCGACGGCGTGCACACGGTGCTGGACCGCGGCTCCTGGCTGGCCGACGCGACCGGCGACGACACCCTGGCGGAGCGCGGGCTGCAGGCCAGTCAGGACGACGAGCGGACGGTCGCGCAGGTCGCGTTGTCCCAGGCCGAGTTCGCCGACGTGCTCGTGCTGACCGGCACGGCCGACGCCTGGACCGACGCGAAGACCGCGGCCGTCCTCGACCGGGTCGCCCCCGCGGCCTTGCGCACCACGCGCCTGGCCGACGTGCCGCCGGACGCGCGGCGCGGCGAGGTGACCGACATGCACGGCCCGCTGCTGCACGGCGAGCCGCCGCTGGGTGCCGACTGCGGGGTGGCGACGCTGCTGTTCACCGCGCAGCGCCCCTTCCACCCGGAACGCCTGCACGACGCGCTCGACGTGCTGCTCGACGGGGTGGTGCGGACCCGCGGCCGGGTGTGGGTGGCCAGCCAGCCGGACATGGCGCTGTGGCTGGAGTCGGCGGGCGGCGGCCTCGGTGTCGGGCACGCCGGGCCGTGGCTGGACGCGCCGGACGGTCCGGCGTGGACGGACGTGTCGCCTGAGCGGCGGACGCTGGCGTCGCTGCGCTGGCACCCGGTGTTCGGCGACCGAGCCTCGGAGATCTTCGTCGTCACCGATCAGGCCACGCCGGCCGAGATCGACGAAGCCCTGTCCGGGGCGCTGCTCACCGACGCCGAGCTCGCGGCCGGGCAGCGGGAGTGGCTGACCTACGAGGACCCGTTCGGCGCCTGGCACGAGGAACCGTGCGAAGACACCGACGAGACGCAGGACGTGAACGTCACGTCCGGAACGGAGAAGCAGTGA
- the rpsR gene encoding 30S ribosomal protein S18, which produces MSAVPKYVKDRPGRRRRNLLAEADVSVVDWKDVDLLRKFISDRGKIRARRVTGLSPTQQKQVAQAIKNAREMALLPYPSSAR; this is translated from the coding sequence GTGAGCGCCGTGCCCAAGTACGTCAAGGACCGGCCCGGCCGCCGACGCCGCAACCTGCTCGCCGAGGCGGACGTGTCCGTTGTGGACTGGAAGGACGTGGACCTGCTGCGCAAGTTCATCTCCGACCGGGGCAAGATCCGCGCCCGGCGGGTGACGGGCTTGTCGCCGACGCAGCAGAAGCAGGTGGCCCAGGCCATCAAGAACGCGCGCGAGATGGCTCTGCTGCCGTATCCCTCGTCGGCGCGCTGA